Part of the Gracilimonas sp. genome is shown below.
ACCGAACAAGGGCAGCTTTCTGAGATTGAACAGGTTCAATTAGCCAATCAATCGGTTTATAAAGCACTGCAAAACTACAGCGATTTTGAGCAGGACTTCATTAATGAAAGTGAAAAGTATGCGGCTACCGCAAAACAATTTCAAGAAAACAATGTCCCGACAGATGCTCTGGCCGAAGAAGCAGTAGCAGGTTTCGACTTCTGGGGGTTGTCACTTTTTAGAGATCAGGACCAGTTGCTTTGGACCGGCTTTGCCGCAAAGACTCTCCCCACCATTTCGGATAGCAGCGAAGCCGTTTTAAGCATTGAACAGAATAACAACGTCACTTTTCTGCAATACCGAACCTCCTTCACCGTCAATGAGGCGGATTCTTCCGTACCGTTTATCCTCATTACCCGGAAGAAAATTAAGCAGGAAAATATTCTCCCCATTGGCACCAATGCCGAGATAAGTCCTTCAACTCTTTTTCAGACAGAATCGGAGTACCCGGTTCACTTTAGTTTTTTTGAAAACCCACCGGCTAACATTCAGTTCCAAACAAAAATATCTACCGCGAATATAGATTCAGCCGGAGTCGTTTACACCCTTTCGGAAGACTATGCCACCTATCGGTCAAACCAACAGAACCGTTACTTTTTATACCGGGCTATTTTCTACGCTGTTTTCATATGTCTAATTACCCTGTTTTTGATTTCTATTTCCCGGGAATTGAGCACCTGGAAATCCTTGCTGTTGAAATTGTTTGCCATCACTTTGGCATGGGCTTTCTTTTCGAATATTGATTACGGGGTGGGATGGATTGAAATATTCTATGCTTTGGGTCAACAAGATTTTTTGACGCTCAAACCCCTGGTAAAATATGGAGTACATGCGTTATTTGTTCTGCTGCTCACCATCGTCTGCTTCCGCCCGTTAATTTCTTCAGAGATTGAGCTGCAAAAACAACCTAAAATCACCCTGACGTTAACCCTGGTTTTCTTTGGGTTTTTATGCGCCTTCCTGCTTCACTTTTATATCATTGAAACTTACTCTCTTTTTACCCAGACTTCTATCCCGGTGTTAGATCTTGAAGTATTCCCCAACTGGGACACCCTCGTTTTTTATGTGATGTCCGGGGTTTTCGCCATTTCGTGCATCACGCTGTTAACCTTGCTGGGCTGGTTTATCATTAAGCTCACCGTCACCCCTCCCATTATTCCCTTTTTATTCATCCTTTCAGGATATATCCTTGGGATGTTTATCATCTTTGAGCTGAGTGCCAATGCCCATATTGCGGGATGGATTTCCCTTACCACCGGCATTTTCTTTGGAACCATCCTTAGCTTCGTTTTCCTGGCCAATCGAGATCCTGATTTATTTACCTATGCCTCCCGTTTACGATTACTGCTTTTATTCAGCTTTATCTCTGTAGGCTTATCGTATATAGCTGTGTACAAAGGCTATTCTGAACGATTGAATGGGCAGATGCAGCGGGCAGCCGAGTTATTCGTTGATGAAGAAGCCACCCAGGCCGAACGTATTGCCAGAAGTTTACTTACCGGGCTTGAGCGCTCAGTCTCTAATCTTACCGAAGAAGATTTAAATCAGCGCCCCGCTTTTGTTGAGAATTATTTCACCCAGCAAACCCAACAACTTATTACCGAAGAATGGGAGCGTTTCTCCATCTCAACCCAGCTTGTAAATAATAATGGGGATATCATTGGGGAGTACTCTTCTGATTTAGATTCCCCGGCATGGACCCGCGCTTTCAATATAATGTCGCTGGTGATTCCATTTGAGGAGGAACAAATCCGGCTGGAAAACCTTCGGCCTATTGTCCGGGAACGGCCTTTAAATGAAGCCAACTCAAATTATTCCTCTTTCCGCCGGGCTTGGATTCCCCTTTATGAAAATGGTTCGTCTCCGCAGCGTATTGGATGGATTCTTTGCTCCGTGTACCGCGAGCGCCCTCAGTTTGAGAAACCACTGCGTGCTGTAATTGCTTCAGAGGGCAGTGAAAACTGGAACGCGTCAATCAGTATCACGGAATATGTGAACGGTCTTGCTTCCCGCAGAAACATTGTGGGTATACCCCTGGAAATGCCCGGTTACCTGCGACTTCCCGGAGAGCTTATTGAAGATATTGTGGTTGAAGATGATTCCACCATGTTCAGAACAGCGGGTCTTGGAGATCAGCAAATCAGGGAGTTTTTCATTGCCACCTCAAGTGAGAAAATAATACGGGCTGCTACAAATCACCCCGGCCTTGATAATCACCTGTTTTCGCTGCTCCGGTTTTTCTTTTGTGTGTTGATTACC
Proteins encoded:
- a CDS encoding HAMP domain-containing sensor histidine kinase; protein product: MSSAILKSPIENKTWALAFLLTLIALAYGIFEIWTEQGQLSEIEQVQLANQSVYKALQNYSDFEQDFINESEKYAATAKQFQENNVPTDALAEEAVAGFDFWGLSLFRDQDQLLWTGFAAKTLPTISDSSEAVLSIEQNNNVTFLQYRTSFTVNEADSSVPFILITRKKIKQENILPIGTNAEISPSTLFQTESEYPVHFSFFENPPANIQFQTKISTANIDSAGVVYTLSEDYATYRSNQQNRYFLYRAIFYAVFICLITLFLISISRELSTWKSLLLKLFAITLAWAFFSNIDYGVGWIEIFYALGQQDFLTLKPLVKYGVHALFVLLLTIVCFRPLISSEIELQKQPKITLTLTLVFFGFLCAFLLHFYIIETYSLFTQTSIPVLDLEVFPNWDTLVFYVMSGVFAISCITLLTLLGWFIIKLTVTPPIIPFLFILSGYILGMFIIFELSANAHIAGWISLTTGIFFGTILSFVFLANRDPDLFTYASRLRLLLLFSFISVGLSYIAVYKGYSERLNGQMQRAAELFVDEEATQAERIARSLLTGLERSVSNLTEEDLNQRPAFVENYFTQQTQQLITEEWERFSISTQLVNNNGDIIGEYSSDLDSPAWTRAFNIMSLVIPFEEEQIRLENLRPIVRERPLNEANSNYSSFRRAWIPLYENGSSPQRIGWILCSVYRERPQFEKPLRAVIASEGSENWNASISITEYVNGLASRRNIVGIPLEMPGYLRLPGELIEDIVVEDDSTMFRTAGLGDQQIREFFIATSSEKIIRAATNHPGLDNHLFSLLRFFFCVLITGLLVLGSLFWKKDLNILGHNRRFRDRLIDRFVFASLLCLMALIATTYYAIKSQNQKSVQDQLLDKLGNLTDAISLQEKQSPNASPIPLSELTSTLDADAALYKDKTINTSTTSQIYNQHLLPRILPWDVYDSIYNRGNSQVTRKAILGNQELLIGYQPWLNTEGSIAGIVAIPTFLEAPKFNEQLLSTTSYLLGFYVIIFGLFIIAASLISTQLTSPLEALREGLKKISGGDLETTLPVKSKDEIGSLTNAYNVMVYRLKDLQKDLARAEREAAWKEMAQQVAHEIKNPLTPMKLNLQHLERQLNVSEDEFKLMKPKIEKIAANMIEQIESLSQIASDFSKFARPTDQEFKPVEMNELIASVAELYEPEENLTIKTELHQGKLRVLGVKDELRRTLINLVKNAHEAMPEGGKVTLTTALSRAKDKAVISVKDNGEGIPKETQGQIFVPNFSTKSSGTGLGLAITKKVIEAHDGEISFASEKGKGTTFIIHLPLDKTE